One stretch of Rhodoflexus caldus DNA includes these proteins:
- a CDS encoding LytR/AlgR family response regulator transcription factor, protein MRWITIDDDKQQRNFVKDIIGRFCPQAVFSGEAKNVQKGKVLIEETRPDLVLLDIDMPDGTGFDLLQQLQSVDFQVVFITAFDNYALQAFRISALDYLLKPTDPEELVAAINRAGETIQSKQLQQQITVMMQYLQAGNAAARRLVLKDMEAIHIIETAEIMYLQAEDNYTTFFLNNGQKMMVAKTLKEYEQLLENQGFFRCHKSYLFNLAYLKRIEKSDAGAVVLKDGTELPLAIRKKEALLKVLQAL, encoded by the coding sequence ATGCGCTGGATAACGATAGACGACGACAAACAACAACGCAACTTTGTAAAAGACATCATCGGCAGGTTTTGTCCGCAAGCTGTTTTTTCGGGTGAGGCTAAAAATGTGCAAAAAGGCAAGGTACTTATTGAGGAAACACGCCCCGATTTGGTGCTTTTAGACATAGACATGCCCGACGGAACGGGTTTTGATTTGTTACAGCAATTGCAAAGTGTTGATTTTCAGGTGGTTTTTATTACCGCATTTGATAACTACGCATTGCAGGCATTTCGTATCTCTGCATTAGATTACTTGCTTAAACCAACTGACCCTGAGGAGTTGGTGGCTGCCATCAATCGGGCAGGGGAGACAATTCAAAGCAAGCAGTTGCAACAACAGATTACCGTCATGATGCAGTACTTGCAAGCAGGCAATGCCGCAGCGCGTCGCTTGGTGCTTAAAGACATGGAGGCAATCCACATCATAGAAACCGCCGAGATTATGTACTTGCAGGCAGAGGATAACTACACCACCTTTTTTCTGAATAACGGGCAGAAAATGATGGTTGCCAAAACTTTAAAAGAATACGAACAACTGCTTGAAAATCAGGGTTTCTTCCGCTGTCATAAATCGTACCTATTCAACCTTGCTTACCTGAAACGGATTGAAAAATCGGACGCGGGGGCGGTGGTACTCAAAGACGGCACCGAACTGCCGCTGGCCATCCGCAAGAAGGAAGCGCTGCTGAAAGTTTTACAGGCGTTGTAA
- a CDS encoding tetratricopeptide repeat protein: MKQIRPFGFQHPATKPMPLLLGLCFLWVAPLLGQGVADSLTQLLQTTLSDTARCEVLVQLASAQQQKGDYRRAEQTAREAYRLSVQKLSAGQQAMASMRLGTILCDRSQHKEALDFLFKAAENFNKANDQLNRARALNNVAAVYHELQQYPLVLQYMEQALQIVEKLQAKPAMAVISGNLGNLYAQSGDFNKAQQLIERSLALKKELGDRQGESYSLNFLGGIYEKQGNTKEALNIYTQALAIEKAIGEPYLMTHSYQHIGDLHKQQGNLQQAKNYYDSAAVSAQNIGATKELAQVYLAYAELDSVAGKFREAYQWYKRHKQLSDSVFNSERSKQIAELQTRYEVSEKENEIAQLSQQTQIQELQIQRRNVLMASGALLAVVILAAVGIYNRNRRLTMQASLLETEQRWRRAQMNPHFFFNALMAIQQYVNRAETLTASSYIARFARLMRRVLDSSEKEFTVLSEELETLQAYIDLQRIRFEQPFDYQVSIDDETDADEVQIPVMLLQPLVENAIEHGLRGLATGGKLHLDIRTKGEQLLIRLTDNGIGRQAASHLRRKEHISRATTITEDRIRLLEKQAGFKVIFHIRDLEQGTAASLQMLLKYIT; encoded by the coding sequence ATGAAACAAATTCGGCCATTCGGCTTTCAACACCCTGCAACCAAACCAATGCCGCTATTGCTTGGCCTCTGTTTTTTGTGGGTTGCTCCGCTGTTGGGGCAGGGTGTAGCCGATAGCCTGACACAACTGCTCCAAACCACACTTTCAGACACTGCGCGGTGCGAGGTGCTCGTGCAATTGGCAAGTGCACAGCAGCAAAAAGGAGATTACCGCCGCGCAGAGCAAACAGCGCGAGAGGCCTATCGTTTGTCGGTTCAAAAACTTTCTGCCGGTCAGCAGGCAATGGCATCCATGCGGCTGGGCACTATCCTCTGCGACCGTTCGCAACACAAAGAGGCATTGGACTTTTTGTTTAAGGCTGCCGAAAACTTCAACAAAGCAAATGACCAACTCAACCGCGCTCGGGCACTGAACAATGTGGCTGCCGTTTATCACGAACTGCAACAGTATCCGCTGGTGCTGCAATACATGGAACAGGCGCTGCAAATTGTTGAAAAGTTGCAGGCAAAACCCGCCATGGCCGTTATCAGCGGCAATCTGGGCAACCTGTATGCGCAATCAGGCGATTTTAACAAGGCTCAACAACTCATAGAACGTTCCTTGGCGTTAAAAAAGGAACTTGGCGACAGGCAGGGAGAATCCTATTCACTGAACTTTTTGGGCGGCATTTACGAAAAGCAAGGCAATACAAAGGAGGCATTGAATATTTACACGCAGGCACTTGCAATTGAGAAAGCCATTGGTGAGCCGTATCTGATGACTCATTCCTACCAACACATCGGCGATTTGCACAAACAGCAAGGCAATCTGCAACAGGCAAAAAATTACTACGACAGCGCAGCAGTGAGCGCCCAAAATATCGGTGCCACCAAAGAACTGGCGCAGGTTTACTTGGCCTACGCCGAGTTGGACTCTGTCGCAGGAAAGTTCAGGGAGGCCTACCAATGGTACAAACGCCACAAACAACTTTCGGACAGTGTATTCAACAGCGAACGCAGCAAGCAAATTGCCGAACTGCAAACCCGCTACGAAGTGAGCGAAAAAGAGAATGAAATTGCGCAACTTTCGCAACAAACGCAGATACAGGAACTTCAAATCCAGCGTCGCAACGTGCTGATGGCAAGCGGAGCTTTGTTGGCCGTTGTGATATTGGCCGCTGTCGGCATTTACAACCGCAACCGCCGCCTGACCATGCAGGCTTCATTGTTGGAAACCGAGCAGCGATGGCGCAGGGCACAAATGAACCCGCATTTCTTCTTCAATGCACTCATGGCAATTCAGCAGTATGTCAATCGAGCGGAAACCCTCACTGCCAGCAGCTACATTGCCCGTTTTGCCCGCCTGATGCGCCGCGTATTGGACAGTTCCGAAAAGGAATTTACCGTTCTTTCCGAAGAGTTGGAAACGCTGCAAGCCTACATAGACCTGCAACGTATTCGTTTTGAGCAACCCTTTGACTATCAGGTAAGTATTGACGATGAAACAGATGCAGACGAAGTGCAAATCCCTGTGATGCTGCTGCAACCGTTAGTAGAAAATGCCATTGAACACGGGCTGCGCGGGCTTGCCACAGGCGGCAAATTGCATTTGGACATCCGAACCAAGGGCGAGCAACTGCTCATCAGACTGACGGACAACGGCATCGGCAGGCAGGCAGCAAGCCACTTGCGCCGAAAAGAGCATATTTCCAGAGCTACCACCATTACCGAAGACCGCATCCGCCTGCTGGAAAAACAAGCAGGCTTTAAGGTAATTTTCCACATCAGAGATTTGGAACAAGGTACGGCAGCATCTTTGCAGATGCTACTCAAATACATTACCTGA
- a CDS encoding MGH1-like glycoside hydrolase domain-containing protein, protein MTANNPEAIRLKATHNNTGWKRWGPYLSERQWGTVREDYSQHGYAWGYITHDMARSKAYRWGEDGIGGISDTKQTVCFANAFWNGKDTIIKERLFGLGNGEGNHGEDVKELYYYLDSTPTHSYMKMLYKYPQSRFPYEQLVEENKRRTRRETEYEITDTGVFDNNAYFDIFIEYAKADPEDILIKITAINRGDTDAILHFLPTIWFRNTWSWGYETWEWKYKPSLFADPEANYLHIQHKNLGEMRLHYEGSPELLFCENETNHRRLRHLADAVKPDRPFPKDAINDYIITGDKRFKNPEQKGTKAALHYQTIIPAGKSHTIRLRLNNITSAQNPFHDFDNIFELRKYEADLFYEDIHKDIPHNTDLFNIQRQAFAGMMWNKQYYYYNVEQWLNGDPIHGDNLPEERKQGRNHKWKHLYNSNLISMPDKWEYPWYAAWDLAFHCVPIAKIDPAFAKRQLVLMLREYYMHPNGQIPAYEWHFSDVNPPVHAWGAWKVYNIEKKANNGQGDTEFLSIVFQKLLMNFTWWINQKDREGNNLFEGGFLGLDNIGVFDRSSTSLPMGGYLEQADATSWMAMYCLNMLRIALELAQIKPYYQEMASKFFEHFLAIAAAMFNMGSEHIDLWDDEDEFYYDVLHPANHRSHRLKVRSIVGIMPILAVEVLTPELIDKLPDFRRRLEWVLRNKPATASLISRWYELGRGESRMLSLLRIHRLKCILRRMLDPNEFLSDYGIRSLSKYHEKHPYVYYFKDRAYTVEYVPGESDSSMFGGNSNWRGPVWFPINYLIVEALLKFHEYYGDSHKFEYPTGSGSMHTLKEIANDLKQRLIKLFAKNDKGERVVFGNHPLIQQDPNFRDHILFYEYFDGDTGRGLGASHQCGWTGLVAALIGDF, encoded by the coding sequence ATGACAGCTAACAATCCTGAAGCGATTCGTCTGAAAGCAACGCACAACAATACCGGCTGGAAACGCTGGGGGCCTTATCTCTCTGAAAGACAGTGGGGAACAGTTCGTGAAGATTACAGCCAGCACGGCTATGCATGGGGCTATATCACACACGACATGGCACGCAGCAAAGCCTATCGCTGGGGGGAGGACGGCATCGGCGGCATTTCGGATACGAAACAAACGGTGTGCTTTGCCAACGCTTTTTGGAACGGCAAAGATACCATCATCAAAGAACGGCTTTTCGGATTGGGCAACGGCGAAGGCAACCACGGCGAGGATGTGAAAGAGTTGTACTACTATTTAGACTCCACACCGACGCATTCATACATGAAAATGCTGTATAAATACCCGCAAAGCCGATTTCCGTATGAGCAGTTGGTGGAAGAAAACAAGCGCCGCACCCGTCGGGAAACCGAATATGAGATTACGGATACCGGCGTTTTTGACAACAACGCCTACTTTGATATTTTCATTGAATATGCCAAAGCTGACCCCGAGGATATTTTAATCAAAATAACAGCCATTAATCGCGGCGATACAGATGCTATTTTGCATTTTTTGCCGACCATATGGTTCCGCAATACGTGGTCGTGGGGCTACGAAACGTGGGAGTGGAAATACAAACCAAGCCTTTTTGCTGACCCCGAAGCAAATTATTTGCACATCCAGCACAAGAATTTGGGCGAAATGCGTTTGCACTACGAAGGCTCTCCCGAGCTTTTGTTCTGTGAAAATGAAACCAATCACCGCCGCCTACGCCATTTGGCAGATGCCGTAAAGCCCGACAGACCTTTTCCGAAGGATGCCATTAACGACTACATCATTACGGGCGATAAGCGTTTTAAAAATCCGGAACAGAAAGGCACCAAAGCGGCGCTGCACTATCAAACGATTATTCCTGCCGGTAAGTCGCATACCATTCGCCTGCGGTTAAATAATATCACATCTGCACAAAATCCTTTTCATGATTTTGACAATATTTTTGAATTGCGCAAATACGAAGCGGATTTGTTTTATGAAGACATCCACAAAGACATACCCCACAATACCGACCTGTTCAATATTCAGCGTCAGGCTTTTGCGGGCATGATGTGGAACAAGCAATACTATTACTACAATGTGGAGCAGTGGCTGAACGGCGACCCTATTCATGGCGATAATTTGCCGGAAGAACGCAAACAAGGGCGAAACCACAAATGGAAACACTTGTATAATTCCAATCTGATTTCCATGCCCGACAAATGGGAGTATCCTTGGTATGCGGCGTGGGATTTGGCTTTTCACTGCGTGCCGATTGCCAAGATAGACCCTGCATTTGCCAAGCGGCAGTTGGTACTGATGCTCCGCGAGTACTACATGCACCCCAACGGACAAATACCCGCCTATGAGTGGCATTTCAGCGATGTAAACCCTCCCGTACACGCATGGGGGGCGTGGAAAGTTTACAATATTGAAAAAAAAGCCAACAACGGACAAGGCGATACGGAGTTTTTGTCAATTGTTTTTCAAAAACTGTTGATGAACTTTACGTGGTGGATTAACCAAAAAGACCGCGAAGGAAACAACCTTTTTGAGGGGGGCTTCCTTGGATTGGATAATATCGGGGTATTTGACCGCAGCAGTACCAGCCTGCCCATGGGCGGCTACTTAGAGCAGGCCGATGCCACCAGTTGGATGGCGATGTATTGCCTCAATATGTTGCGCATTGCGCTGGAACTGGCGCAAATCAAGCCCTACTATCAGGAAATGGCGTCCAAATTTTTTGAACACTTCTTGGCCATTGCAGCCGCTATGTTCAACATGGGTTCTGAGCACATTGATTTGTGGGACGATGAGGACGAGTTTTATTATGACGTGCTGCATCCTGCCAATCATCGCAGCCACCGCTTGAAAGTGCGTTCCATTGTAGGCATTATGCCCATTCTGGCAGTGGAAGTACTCACCCCCGAGCTGATAGATAAATTGCCCGATTTTCGTCGTCGGTTAGAGTGGGTATTGCGCAACAAACCTGCTACGGCAAGCCTTATTTCCCGTTGGTACGAACTGGGACGCGGCGAAAGTCGTATGCTGTCGCTGTTGCGCATCCACCGCTTGAAGTGCATTCTGCGCCGCATGTTAGACCCTAACGAGTTTTTGTCTGATTATGGTATCCGTTCGCTTTCCAAATATCACGAAAAACACCCCTATGTGTACTATTTCAAGGATAGAGCGTACACGGTGGAATATGTTCCCGGCGAGTCGGATTCATCTATGTTCGGCGGCAACTCCAACTGGCGTGGCCCTGTTTGGTTTCCGATTAATTACCTGATAGTTGAGGCATTGCTCAAATTCCATGAGTACTACGGCGATTCGCATAAGTTTGAGTACCCGACCGGCAGCGGTAGTATGCACACACTCAAAGAAATTGCCAATGACCTGAAGCAGCGCTTGATTAAATTATTTGCCAAAAACGATAAAGGCGAGCGGGTTGTATTTGGCAATCATCCGCTCATACAGCAAGACCCCAATTTCCGCGACCACATTCTGTTTTACGAATACTTTGACGGCGATACAGGGCGCGGGCTGGGCGCATCGCACCAGTGTGGCTGGACAGGATTGGTGGCCGCGCTGATAGGTGATTTTTAG
- a CDS encoding M15 family metallopeptidase has translation MKQYRWIWLPFVVLLAAWQMPDSTGKRLQVQILLPPDTSWVELLTLDSTFVLDVKYATTDNFTGDVLYDCGKVLLRKKVAEDLVKAHQLVKAKGYRMKIYDGYRPLSVQWRMWKKTPNKNYVADPRKGSMHNRGCAVDLTLVDGQGKELDMGSPFDFFGKEAHLDFPHSPQVMENRRILQDAMKKHNFRTIKTEWWHFSHRNLYAISDFPIPCQ, from the coding sequence ATGAAACAATACCGATGGATATGGTTGCCGTTTGTTGTGTTGCTTGCCGCATGGCAAATGCCCGACAGCACCGGCAAAAGGTTACAGGTCCAAATCCTGTTACCCCCCGATACTTCGTGGGTAGAACTGCTGACCTTGGATTCTACCTTTGTGCTGGATGTAAAATATGCCACCACCGACAACTTTACGGGCGACGTCCTGTACGACTGCGGCAAGGTTTTGCTGCGCAAAAAAGTAGCAGAGGATTTGGTAAAAGCTCATCAATTGGTAAAAGCCAAAGGCTACCGCATGAAAATTTACGACGGCTATCGCCCCCTTTCGGTGCAGTGGCGGATGTGGAAAAAAACGCCAAACAAAAACTATGTGGCCGACCCGCGCAAAGGCTCGATGCACAATCGCGGCTGCGCGGTAGATTTAACACTTGTGGATGGGCAAGGCAAGGAACTTGACATGGGCTCTCCGTTTGATTTTTTCGGGAAAGAAGCCCATCTGGACTTTCCGCACAGCCCGCAGGTGATGGAAAACCGCCGCATTTTGCAGGATGCCATGAAAAAGCATAATTTTAGGACGATTAAAACAGAATGGTGGCATTTTTCGCACCGCAACCTATACGCAATCAGTGATTTCCCGATTCCTTGTCAGTGA
- a CDS encoding PQQ-dependent sugar dehydrogenase, whose protein sequence is MLPLVKKIGASLAVFSLLACGTAENTQNTAATQAEPHPFDKKLPLDQIKLPKGFTISVFAEVNNARSMCLSPSGILYVGNRQGDKVYAVIDKDKDFRADEVKVIASGLDMPNGVAFRNGSLYVAEVSRILRFDNIEANLDNPPKPVVVYDQFPTDKHHGWKFIAFGPDDKLYVPVGAPCNICERLDKPVYSTITRMNPDGSGFEIYAHGIRNSVGFTWHPDDKHLWFTSNGRDMMGDDIPGDVLHHVPQAGMHFGYPYCHQGDIPDPEFGKKRPCSDFPPPTQVLGAHVAALGCRFYDGNMFPDTYKKHLFIAEHGSWNRSKKSGYRISLVRVTPDNKSAGYETFAEGWLNSTTDEAWGRPVDVQLMPDGSMLVSDDKANVIYRIAYKG, encoded by the coding sequence ATGTTACCATTAGTAAAAAAAATTGGTGCCTCGCTTGCCGTATTCAGCCTGTTGGCTTGCGGTACTGCGGAAAATACACAAAACACCGCTGCCACACAAGCAGAACCACACCCTTTTGACAAAAAACTGCCCTTAGACCAAATTAAATTGCCCAAAGGGTTCACCATCAGCGTTTTTGCCGAAGTAAACAACGCCCGATCGATGTGCTTGTCGCCTTCGGGTATCCTCTATGTGGGCAATCGCCAAGGCGATAAAGTTTATGCCGTTATTGACAAAGACAAGGATTTTCGCGCCGATGAGGTGAAAGTAATCGCTTCGGGGCTGGATATGCCCAACGGCGTAGCTTTTCGCAACGGTAGTCTCTATGTGGCAGAAGTAAGCCGTATCCTGCGCTTTGATAACATTGAGGCTAATCTGGACAACCCGCCCAAACCGGTGGTGGTTTACGACCAATTCCCGACTGACAAACACCACGGCTGGAAGTTTATTGCTTTCGGGCCTGACGATAAACTCTACGTGCCCGTTGGTGCGCCTTGCAACATCTGCGAACGCTTGGATAAACCCGTTTACTCTACCATTACCCGCATGAACCCCGATGGTTCGGGCTTTGAGATTTATGCGCATGGTATCCGCAACAGCGTGGGCTTCACTTGGCATCCCGACGACAAACACCTGTGGTTTACCAGCAACGGACGCGATATGATGGGCGACGATATCCCGGGCGATGTGCTGCATCACGTACCGCAAGCAGGTATGCACTTTGGCTACCCCTACTGCCATCAGGGCGACATACCCGACCCCGAATTTGGTAAAAAGCGCCCTTGTTCGGACTTTCCGCCGCCTACGCAGGTGCTCGGCGCACACGTAGCCGCATTGGGCTGCCGATTCTACGACGGCAATATGTTCCCCGATACCTACAAAAAGCACTTGTTTATTGCCGAACACGGTTCATGGAATCGCTCCAAAAAATCAGGCTATCGCATCAGCTTGGTGCGTGTTACGCCCGACAATAAATCGGCAGGTTATGAAACCTTTGCGGAAGGCTGGCTCAACAGCACAACCGACGAAGCATGGGGGCGGCCTGTGGACGTACAACTAATGCCCGACGGCTCTATGCTCGTTTCCGATGACAAGGCCAACGTAATTTATCGCATTGCTTATAAAGGCTGA
- a CDS encoding SDR family NAD(P)-dependent oxidoreductase produces MLNFHGKNILIIGASSGIGYAMAHRLIDAGANVYSASRSFPSGLDIAGHTIYDVLDPNAKLENLPEHLDGLAYCPGSITLKPFNRLTPEDFRKDFEINVLGAVKVIQATLPYLKKAPEGAGIVLFSTVAVSVGMGFHASISAAKGAVEGLARSLAAELAPAKIRVNVVAPSLTKTPLAQQLLSSPEKEEASAKRHPIGRIGEAQDVAGAAIFLLSPAAGWITGQIVGVDGGMGTLK; encoded by the coding sequence ATGCTCAATTTTCACGGAAAAAATATCTTAATTATCGGTGCAAGTTCCGGCATCGGCTATGCCATGGCGCATCGGCTGATTGACGCAGGCGCAAATGTTTACTCGGCTTCGCGCAGTTTTCCATCGGGGTTGGATATTGCGGGACACACCATCTACGACGTATTAGACCCTAATGCCAAATTGGAAAATCTTCCGGAGCACTTAGACGGCTTGGCCTATTGCCCGGGCAGTATCACGCTAAAACCTTTTAACCGCCTGACTCCCGAAGACTTTCGCAAAGACTTTGAAATCAACGTTTTGGGTGCCGTAAAAGTCATTCAGGCTACGCTGCCCTATCTGAAAAAAGCACCCGAAGGGGCAGGTATCGTGCTGTTCAGTACGGTTGCCGTTTCGGTGGGGATGGGTTTTCACGCCAGTATTTCCGCTGCCAAAGGTGCCGTTGAAGGGCTCGCCCGCTCGCTGGCGGCAGAGTTAGCACCCGCCAAAATCCGCGTGAACGTTGTTGCGCCTTCGCTGACCAAAACACCATTGGCGCAGCAGTTGCTTTCGTCTCCCGAAAAAGAAGAGGCTTCCGCCAAACGCCATCCCATCGGGCGCATAGGCGAAGCGCAGGATGTGGCGGGAGCTGCTATCTTCCTGCTGTCTCCCGCTGCCGGTTGGATTACCGGACAAATTGTCGGCGTAGATGGCGGCATGGGTACGCTGAAATGA
- a CDS encoding nucleoside recognition domain-containing protein: MALNYIWLAFFLIAFVVALVKLIFFGDMEIFQKIVANTFDTSKTAFEISLGLTGVMTLWLGLMRIGEKGGAVQILARLVSPFFHKLFPELPKNHPVIGSILMNFSANMLGLDNAATPLGLKAMREMQELNTDKDTASNAQIMFLVLNTSGLTIIPINIMVYRAQMGAADPSDVFIPILLATFFSSLIGLIAVAFYQKINLLQPVIFAYLGGLSLFIAAVIAYFSTLPQEKIGVVSAVASNVILFSVIIGFLLLAWRNGVNVYESFIEGAKDGFQVAVGIIPYLVAILVAVGVFRTSGAMDYLIEGLQWTVAAAGFNTDFVPAMPTAFMKPLSGSGARGMMLDTMKTYGADSFAGRLSAMIQGSTETTFYVLAVYFGSVSIRKTRYALTCGLIADAAGILAAILLAYLFFH, encoded by the coding sequence ATGGCATTAAACTACATCTGGCTGGCGTTTTTTCTGATTGCTTTTGTTGTTGCGCTCGTAAAGCTCATCTTCTTTGGCGATATGGAAATTTTCCAAAAAATTGTTGCCAATACTTTTGACACCTCTAAAACCGCCTTTGAAATATCGCTGGGGCTGACGGGCGTAATGACCCTTTGGTTAGGGCTGATGCGCATTGGCGAAAAAGGCGGTGCGGTACAAATTTTAGCCCGCTTGGTAAGCCCGTTTTTCCACAAGCTATTCCCTGAACTGCCTAAAAATCATCCCGTTATCGGCTCAATTTTGATGAATTTCTCAGCCAACATGCTGGGGTTAGACAATGCTGCTACTCCGCTCGGCCTGAAAGCCATGCGTGAAATGCAGGAACTCAATACCGACAAAGACACGGCTTCCAATGCACAAATTATGTTTCTGGTGCTGAACACCTCGGGGCTAACCATCATCCCGATTAACATTATGGTATATCGGGCGCAAATGGGGGCGGCTGACCCTTCGGATGTATTTATTCCCATTCTGCTGGCAACTTTCTTCTCGTCGCTCATAGGTTTAATTGCCGTTGCTTTTTATCAGAAAATCAACTTGTTACAGCCTGTTATATTTGCCTATTTAGGCGGTTTGAGCCTTTTTATTGCCGCCGTTATTGCTTATTTCAGCACCCTTCCGCAGGAAAAAATCGGGGTAGTATCTGCCGTAGCAAGCAATGTGATTCTGTTTTCCGTTATCATTGGTTTCTTGCTGCTTGCTTGGCGCAACGGGGTCAATGTGTACGAATCATTCATTGAAGGAGCCAAAGACGGTTTTCAGGTAGCGGTAGGCATTATCCCCTATCTGGTAGCAATTTTGGTAGCGGTAGGCGTTTTTCGCACCTCGGGCGCGATGGACTACCTGATTGAAGGTTTGCAATGGACAGTAGCGGCAGCAGGTTTCAATACCGATTTTGTACCCGCAATGCCTACTGCCTTTATGAAACCTCTCAGCGGAAGCGGAGCGCGCGGCATGATGCTCGACACAATGAAGACCTACGGGGCGGATTCCTTTGCAGGCAGGCTTTCTGCTATGATTCAGGGCTCTACCGAAACCACTTTTTACGTATTGGCTGTTTATTTTGGCTCAGTGAGTATCCGCAAAACCCGTTATGCACTCACCTGCGGACTAATTGCCGATGCGGCAGGTATTCTTGCGGCTATTTTGCTCGCCTATTTGTTTTTTCATTGA
- a CDS encoding sodium:solute symporter: MSPILVLTIIVIYFSMLMAVAWYTSRGATTDTFFTADKSAPWYLVAFGMIGTSLSGVTFISVPGAVGKHAFSYFQMVLGYLPGYAFIALVLMPLYYRLNLVSIYTYLEERFGFWSYKTGSFFFILSRSIGSAFRLYLAALVLQLGIFEHWGVPFEINVMVTIALIWIYTFKGGIKTIIFTDTLQTFFLVSALIVSVFLIAGELNLDFAGLVKSVEQSPYSQIFFWDWNDDKNFFKQFLAGTFIAITMTGMDQDLMQKNLTCKNLRDAQKNMFSFCMVLIFVNFLFLTLGSLLYAYANSRGIEIPAKTDNLYPMLALNHFGLLVAVFFLLGITASSYASADSALASLTTAFCVDFLDFKNRSDEAEKARLKLWVHVGFSALLYFIILIFKWINDDAVINAVFKVAGYTYGPLLGLFTFGLFTKVKVRDWAVPFVCVASPVICYILNVNSEAWFNGFKFGFELLVVNGAITFLGLLLFSRRG; encoded by the coding sequence ATGTCGCCTATACTGGTCTTAACAATAATCGTTATTTACTTTTCTATGCTGATGGCTGTGGCTTGGTACACTTCGCGCGGCGCTACTACCGATACCTTTTTCACGGCCGATAAGTCCGCCCCATGGTACTTGGTTGCGTTCGGCATGATTGGTACTTCTCTTTCGGGGGTAACGTTTATTTCCGTACCGGGGGCAGTAGGCAAACATGCGTTTTCCTATTTTCAGATGGTGCTGGGCTACTTACCCGGTTATGCGTTCATCGCGCTGGTGCTGATGCCGCTCTACTATCGCCTGAATCTGGTATCTATTTACACCTATCTGGAAGAAAGATTTGGATTTTGGTCATATAAAACCGGTTCGTTTTTCTTTATCCTCTCGCGTTCCATCGGCTCGGCATTTAGGTTGTACCTGGCCGCATTGGTATTGCAACTCGGCATTTTTGAGCATTGGGGCGTTCCTTTTGAAATTAATGTGATGGTAACCATTGCCCTTATCTGGATTTACACGTTCAAAGGCGGTATCAAAACCATCATTTTTACCGATACGCTCCAAACTTTTTTCTTGGTCAGTGCACTGATTGTCAGTGTTTTTCTGATAGCAGGCGAGTTGAATCTGGATTTTGCGGGATTAGTAAAAAGCGTAGAGCAAAGTCCGTATTCTCAAATCTTTTTCTGGGATTGGAACGACGATAAAAACTTTTTCAAGCAGTTTTTAGCAGGAACTTTTATTGCCATTACGATGACGGGCATGGATCAGGATTTGATGCAAAAGAACTTGACTTGTAAGAACCTGCGCGATGCACAGAAAAACATGTTTTCCTTTTGCATGGTGCTTATATTTGTCAATTTTCTTTTCCTTACGTTAGGCTCACTGCTCTACGCCTATGCAAACAGTCGCGGCATTGAGATTCCCGCCAAAACTGACAATTTGTATCCCATGCTGGCGTTAAATCATTTCGGTTTGCTGGTGGCTGTATTTTTCCTGTTGGGTATCACGGCTTCCTCTTATGCCAGTGCCGATTCGGCTTTGGCATCGCTGACTACTGCCTTTTGCGTGGACTTTCTCGATTTTAAAAATCGTTCGGATGAAGCCGAAAAAGCCCGTTTGAAATTATGGGTACACGTAGGTTTTTCCGCACTGCTTTATTTTATTATCCTGATTTTTAAGTGGATTAATGATGATGCCGTTATTAATGCGGTGTTTAAAGTTGCAGGCTACACCTACGGCCCGTTGCTGGGTTTGTTCACATTTGGCTTATTTACCAAAGTCAAAGTGCGAGATTGGGCAGTACCTTTTGTGTGCGTGGCCTCACCTGTGATTTGTTACATTCTGAATGTCAATTCCGAAGCATGGTTCAATGGGTTTAAGTTTGGCTTTGAACTGCTGGTTGTGAATGGAGCTATCACGTTTTTAGGTTTGTTACTGTTCAGCCGGCGGGGATAA